In Halovivax gelatinilyticus, the following are encoded in one genomic region:
- a CDS encoding glycosyltransferase family 61 protein gives MNNSLFAGISNWYGKEGLIGLSKRVCSFAFGAGVVISSSGSYENALLTKSAILNQSSQHSIWKIESPFCDNSDLIPDLTPPEFESTELKYVDTPSYTLESQFVLELDHVLLVGPHATVITSDGQATADTLSERDDRTRWMLNNAIINRPKLLFSALRHGSSVGDTSSLSTGAILYHHSPNYYHWIVEQVFKLRNIEHYEYMTGRTVKLIVGSNAPSFVFEFLAHCGYTTDDIIRWDGEPLRLERIILPTVPEPTPQLLEWVDSRIIQTVDAYSGNSRWFYLSRQHANRCRRVANFNEIEPILERLGIQPIRLEELSLEDELAMMRGAKGIIGPHGAGLTAMCWGNNLTVIELFNQVVKAPYYKLASLCGHEYRAIVGEGVGAASRARNKDILLNLESFEALLETVITP, from the coding sequence ATGAATAATTCTCTATTCGCCGGTATATCAAATTGGTATGGGAAGGAAGGGCTCATTGGGTTAAGTAAGCGAGTTTGCTCGTTCGCCTTTGGTGCTGGTGTAGTGATATCTTCATCTGGCAGTTATGAAAACGCACTACTGACGAAATCAGCAATTTTGAATCAGTCGAGTCAACATTCCATTTGGAAAATAGAGTCACCGTTTTGCGACAATTCGGATCTGATTCCTGATTTGACACCTCCGGAGTTCGAATCAACTGAATTGAAGTACGTGGATACACCTTCCTACACGTTAGAATCACAGTTCGTTCTGGAACTTGATCATGTACTCCTTGTTGGTCCACATGCTACTGTAATTACTTCTGACGGTCAAGCTACCGCAGATACTCTCTCTGAACGGGATGATCGGACCCGGTGGATGTTGAACAATGCGATAATTAACCGGCCGAAACTCCTATTTTCGGCACTTCGTCACGGCTCATCTGTAGGCGATACTTCATCACTATCTACAGGGGCAATTTTGTACCATCACTCCCCGAACTACTATCACTGGATTGTTGAGCAGGTATTCAAACTCAGAAATATCGAACATTACGAATATATGACTGGTCGTACCGTCAAATTAATTGTGGGTTCGAACGCTCCATCATTTGTCTTTGAATTTCTGGCACACTGTGGTTACACGACCGACGATATTATTCGATGGGATGGTGAACCATTACGACTTGAGAGAATAATTCTACCAACAGTCCCGGAACCCACTCCGCAGCTTCTCGAATGGGTCGACTCCCGGATAATTCAAACCGTAGATGCCTACTCGGGCAATTCGAGGTGGTTCTATTTGTCTCGACAACACGCAAATCGCTGTCGTCGTGTTGCGAATTTCAACGAGATTGAACCGATTCTTGAGCGACTAGGTATCCAACCGATTCGTCTCGAAGAACTTTCGTTGGAAGATGAACTTGCGATGATGCGTGGAGCAAAGGGAATCATTGGTCCTCACGGCGCAGGATTGACCGCAATGTGCTGGGGCAACAATCTCACGGTCATTGAGCTATTCAACCAAGTTGTCAAAGCACCATATTATAAATTAGCCTCACTCTGCGGGCACGAGTATCGGGCTATCGTCGGTGAAGGAGTTGGGGCTGCAAGCCGAGCCCGAAACAAGGATATTCTCCTCAATTTGGAATCTTTCGAGGCACTCCTTGAGACTGTCATTACCCCGTAA